One window of the Rhipicephalus microplus isolate Deutch F79 chromosome 2, USDA_Rmic, whole genome shotgun sequence genome contains the following:
- the LOC142785031 gene encoding uncharacterized protein LOC142785031, giving the protein MGGRWFTPCATGPMVNNRPENYSLGYRCGYPCKKYKLTPENQVRSVVNACLQPPYNASFYLDTNFEALVAFNVQEGFIFTYDTPANLRTKLCNGKKLATNVTNHMAAVDIQFEDHNNTCGHGTFPRLVMLKQLSLFFSTRYTSPDKEAECLAF; this is encoded by the exons ATGGGTGGTCGCTGGTTCACGCCATGTGCGACTGGCCCAATGGTGAACAATCGGCCAGAAAACTATTCTCTAGGATATAGATGCGGGTATCCATGCAAGAAATACAAGCTTACACCTGAAAATCAAGTACGGAGCGTTGTAAAT GCGTGTCTGCAACCTCCCTACAATGCATCTTTCTACCTGGACACCAATTTCGAAGCGCTCGTTGCATTCAACGTCCAGGAAGGGTTTATATTCACTTACGATACCCCTGCCAACCTTCGTACGAAG CTATGCAATGGTAAGAAGCTAGCGACGAATGTAACGAACCATATGGCAGCCGTGGACATCCAGTTCGAGGACCACAACAACACCTGCGGACACGGGACTTTTCCACGACTGGTCATGCTCAAGCAGTTGTCATTATTTTTTTCTACTAGATATACGTCACCCGATAAAGAAGCAGAATGTCTAGCATTCTAG